One window from the genome of Oryctolagus cuniculus chromosome 1, mOryCun1.1, whole genome shotgun sequence encodes:
- the C1H9orf78 gene encoding splicing factor C9orf78 homolog, with translation MPVTGKTFRRRRADSESEEDEQDSEEVRLKLEETREVQNLRKRPNGVSAAALLVGEKVQEETTLVDDPFQMKTGGMVDMKKLKERGKEKISEEEDLHLGTSFSAETNRRDEDADMMKYIETELKRRKGIVECEEQRVKPRSAEDCLYELPESIRVRSAKRTEEMLSNQMLSGIPEVDLGIDAKIKNIISTEDAKARLLAEQQNKKKDSETSFVPTNMAVNYVQHNRFYHEELNAPIRRNKEEPKARPLRVGDTEKPEPERSPPNRKRPANEKATDDYHYEKFKKMNRRY, from the exons ATGCCAGTCACCGGGAAGACTTTCCGGCGGCGCCGGGCCGACTCGGAGTCGGAAGAAGATGAGCAGGACTCAGAGGAGGTTCG attAAAACTGGAGGAGACCCGAGAGGTGCAGAACTTGAGGAAGAGGCCCAACGGCGTGAG TGCTGCCGCCCTGCTGGTGGGAGAGAAGGTACAAGAAGAGACCACGCTGGTG GACGACCCGTTCCAGATGAAGACGGGCGGCATGGTGGACATGAAGAAGCTGAAGGAGAGGGGCAAAGAGAA GATCAGCGAGGAGGAAGACCTCCACCTGGGGACGTCGTTCTCCGCAGAAACCAACCGCAGGGACGAGGACGCGGACAT gatgaAGTACATCGAGACGGAGCTGAAGCGGCGGAAGGGCATCGTGGAGTGCGAGGAGCAGAGGGTGAAGCCGCGGAGCGCGGAGGACTGCCTGTACGAGCTGCCCGAGAGCATCCGCGTGCGCTCCGCCAAGAGGACGGAGGAGATGCTGTCCAACCAGATGCTGAGCGGCATCCCCGAGGTGGACCTCGGCATCGA TGCTAAGATCAAGAACATCATCTCCACGGAGGACGCCAAGGCCCGCCTGCTGGCCGAGCAGCAGAACAAGAAGAAGGACAGCGAGACGTCCTTCGTGCCCACCAACATGGCCGTGAACTACGTGCAGCACAACCGCT TCTACCACGAGGAGCTCAACGCCCCCATCCGGAGAAACAAGGAGGAGCCCAAGGCCCGGCCCTTGAGAGTGGGCGACACGGAGAAGCCCGAGCCCGAGA GGTCCCCTCCCAACCGCAAGCGGCCCGCTAACGAGAAAGCCACTGATGACTACCACTACGAGAAGTTCAAGAAGATGAACAGGCGGTACTGA
- the TOR1A gene encoding torsin-1A — protein MKLGRAALGLLLLAPSVVRAVEPISLGLALAGVLTGYISYPRLYCLFTECCGQKRSLNREALQRDLDDKLFGQHLAKKVILNAVSGFLSNPKPKKPLTLSLHGWTGTGKNLVSKIIAENIYEGGLSSDYVHLFVATLHFPHASNVTLYKDQLQQWIRGNVSACARSIFIFDEMDKMHAGLIDAIKPFLDYYDVVDEVSYQKAIFIFLSNAGAERITDVALDFWRRGRQREDIRLKDMEHALSVSVFNNKNSGFWHSSLIDRNLIDYFVPFLPLEYKHVKMCIRVEMRARGYAVDEDVVSRVAEEMTFFPKDERVYSDKGCKTVFTKLDYYYDD, from the exons ATGAAGCTGGGCCGGGCCGCGCtgggcctgctgctgctggcgccGTCGGTGGTGCGGGCGGTGGAGCCCATCAGCCTGGGTCTGGCCCTGGCCGGCGTCCTCACCGGCTACATCTCCTACCCGCGCCTCTACTGCCTGTTCACCGAGTGCTGCGGCCAGAAGCGGAGCCTCAACCGGGAGG CGCTGCAGCGGGACCTGGACGACAAGCTGTTCGGGCAGCATCTGGCCAAGAAGGTCATCCTGAACGCCGTGTCCGGCTTCCTGAGCAACCCCAAGCCCAAGAAGCCGCTCACCCTCTCCCTGCACGGCTGGACCGGCACTGGCAAGAACCTGGTCAGCAAGATCATCGCGGAGAACATTTACGAGGGCGGCCTGAGCAGCGACTACGTGCACCTGTTCGTGGCCACGCTGCACTTCCCCCACGCCTCCAATGTCACCCTGTACAAG GATCAGTTACAGCAGTGGATCCGAGGCAACGTGAGTGCCTGTGCCAGGTCCATCTTCATATTCGATGAGATGGACAAGATGCACGCCGGCCTCATCGACGCCATCAAGCCTTTCCTGGACTACTACGACGTGGTGGACGAGGTCTCCTATCAGAAGGCCATCTTCATCTTCCTCAG CAATGCGGGCGCGGAAAGGATCACAGACGTGGCTTTAGACTTCTGGAGgcgtggaaggcagagggaggacatCAGGCTGAAGGACATGGAGCACGCCTTGTCCGTGTCCGTCTTCAACAACAAGAACA GTGGCTTCTGGCACAGCAGCCTGATCGACCGCAACCTCATCGACTACTTCGTCCCCTTCCTGCCGCTGGAGTACAAGCACGTGAAGATGTGCATCCGGGTGGAGATGCGCGCCCGGGGCTACGCGGTGGACGAGGACGTGGTGAGCAGAGTGGCCGAGGAGATGACCTTCTTCCCCAAGGACGAGAGGGTCTACTCGGACAAGGGCTGCAAGACTGTGTTCACCAAGTTGGATTACTACTACGACGACTGA